Proteins from a single region of Undibacterium sp. KW1:
- a CDS encoding YeaH/YhbH family protein, producing the protein MLVHLIDRRVQGKNKSAPNRERFLRRYKGQIKDAVARAVKGRSITDIESGERISIPVKDVSEPTFGHAHGGVWEGVQPGNEQYQRGDQVARPKGGSGGSGKGQGGNSEDPSEDDFVFQLSREEFMNYFFEDLELPNMVKTQLTSTTDFKSQRAGYKTSGTASSLHVLRSLRGAMGRRIAVGGKSARRLKDAEQEMTVLLEVGVDPKDPHFVALKQEIHHLRTRLLAIPFLDPFDLRYSNRVKVPKPASQCVMFCLLDVSGSMDEQKKDTAKRFFILLYLFLTRAYEKIEVVFIRHHTTALEVDEDAFFHSRESGGTIVSSALNLLSQIVRERYAASDWNVYVAQASDGDNWDNDSATCKQLLLNSIMPLVQYYAYVEITDGQPQNLWLEYEKVAEQSAHFAMQKIETPADIYPVFRELFKKQPK; encoded by the coding sequence ATTTTGGTTCATCTGATTGACCGACGTGTCCAGGGCAAAAACAAGTCTGCCCCGAATCGCGAACGTTTTTTGCGTCGCTATAAAGGGCAGATCAAGGATGCTGTCGCCCGAGCAGTTAAAGGTCGCTCTATCACTGATATAGAGAGTGGTGAACGCATTTCCATCCCCGTCAAGGATGTCAGTGAACCAACTTTTGGTCATGCCCATGGTGGTGTCTGGGAAGGCGTGCAGCCAGGTAATGAGCAATACCAGCGCGGTGACCAGGTAGCCAGGCCCAAAGGTGGTAGTGGTGGTTCCGGCAAAGGACAGGGTGGCAATAGTGAAGACCCCAGCGAAGATGATTTTGTTTTTCAGTTGTCGCGCGAAGAGTTCATGAATTACTTCTTCGAAGATCTGGAATTGCCAAATATGGTCAAGACCCAGCTGACTTCGACGACCGATTTCAAGAGCCAGCGTGCAGGTTATAAAACTTCAGGTACGGCGTCCAGCCTGCATGTGCTGCGCTCTTTGCGCGGTGCCATGGGAAGGCGCATAGCGGTGGGTGGCAAGTCTGCCCGCAGACTCAAAGATGCAGAGCAAGAAATGACAGTCTTGCTGGAAGTGGGTGTGGACCCAAAAGATCCGCACTTCGTCGCACTCAAGCAGGAGATACATCATCTGCGTACCCGTTTGCTGGCCATCCCTTTTCTTGATCCATTTGACCTGCGCTACAGCAACCGCGTCAAGGTACCCAAACCAGCCAGCCAGTGCGTGATGTTTTGCCTGCTGGATGTATCCGGCTCCATGGATGAGCAAAAAAAAGATACGGCAAAACGCTTCTTTATTTTGCTGTACCTGTTCCTGACACGTGCCTATGAAAAAATAGAAGTCGTCTTCATACGTCATCACACAACGGCGCTGGAAGTGGATGAAGATGCTTTTTTCCATTCGCGTGAATCGGGTGGTACCATCGTTTCTTCAGCCCTGAACCTGCTCTCGCAAATTGTGCGTGAACGTTATGCCGCATCTGACTGGAATGTGTATGTGGCCCAGGCCTCGGATGGTGATAACTGGGACAATGATTCTGCCACCTGCAAGCAATTGCTCCTCAATAGCATCATGCCCCTGGTGCAATATTACGCTTATGTAGAAATTACCGATGGTCAGCCGCAAAATCTGTGGCTGGAATATGAAAAAGTGGCCGAGCAAAGTGCACACTTTGCGATGCAAAAAATAGAAACACCGGCGGATATTTATCCGGTTTTTCGGGAACTGTTCAAGAAGCAGCCGAAATGA
- a CDS encoding SpoVR family protein: MENDHVSPRKKHPRALPEQSEWTFDLIEQAHEEIRRVAEQFGLDTYPNQLEVITAEQMMDAYASVGMPVSYNHWSFGKHFLSTEKSYKRGQMGLAYEIVINSNPCISYLMEENSLTMQALVIAHAAYGHNSFFKGNYLFRTWTDAEAIIDYMLFAKNYVADCEQRYGMEAVELIIDSCHALQNYGVDRYKRPARISLAEERERQEEREKYMQSQVNDLWRTIPRRNEAPESMVKQRFPAEPQENLLYFIEKYSPLLEPWQREIVRIIRKVSQYFYPQRQTQVMNEGWATFWHYTILQQLYEEGVVGDGFMMEFLQSHTNVVYQPPVGSRYFNGINPYALGFAMMRDIRRICEDPTPEDREWFPDFAGSDWQKTLQFAMRNFKDESFIAQFLSPKLMRDFHFFSILDDDAKDKLLISAIHDEHGYRYLREQLAGQYNLGNREPNIQVWSVDMQGDRALTLRHTQYLRRPLNPQTGEMLKHVARLWGFDVYLETVDPESKVLARQECKWEKRNRP, from the coding sequence ATGGAAAACGACCATGTCAGCCCCAGGAAAAAACACCCGCGCGCCTTGCCAGAGCAATCAGAATGGACTTTCGACCTGATAGAGCAGGCGCATGAAGAAATACGTCGTGTGGCCGAACAATTTGGCCTTGATACTTACCCGAATCAGCTGGAAGTCATTACTGCTGAGCAGATGATGGACGCCTATGCTTCGGTGGGCATGCCAGTCTCCTATAATCACTGGTCTTTCGGCAAGCATTTCCTGTCTACCGAAAAAAGTTATAAGCGCGGGCAAATGGGGCTGGCCTATGAGATAGTCATCAATTCCAACCCCTGCATTTCCTATCTCATGGAAGAGAATAGTCTGACCATGCAGGCTTTGGTGATCGCGCATGCGGCCTATGGGCATAATTCCTTTTTCAAGGGGAATTACCTGTTCCGTACCTGGACGGATGCCGAGGCGATTATTGATTACATGCTGTTCGCCAAGAATTACGTTGCCGACTGCGAACAGCGTTATGGCATGGAAGCGGTGGAACTCATCATCGATTCCTGCCATGCCTTGCAGAATTATGGGGTAGATCGATATAAACGCCCGGCCCGCATCTCCCTGGCTGAAGAACGGGAACGTCAGGAAGAGCGCGAGAAGTACATGCAGTCTCAGGTCAATGATTTGTGGCGCACGATACCGAGGCGCAATGAAGCACCTGAGAGTATGGTCAAACAGCGTTTCCCGGCAGAGCCGCAAGAAAATCTCTTGTATTTCATTGAGAAATATTCTCCGCTGCTGGAACCCTGGCAACGTGAGATCGTGCGCATCATACGCAAGGTGTCGCAGTACTTTTATCCGCAGCGTCAGACCCAGGTCATGAACGAGGGCTGGGCCACCTTCTGGCATTACACCATATTGCAACAACTTTATGAAGAAGGCGTCGTTGGTGATGGCTTCATGATGGAGTTCTTGCAGAGCCATACTAATGTGGTGTATCAACCGCCGGTAGGCAGCCGCTACTTTAACGGCATCAACCCATATGCTTTGGGCTTTGCCATGATGCGCGATATACGCCGCATCTGTGAAGACCCAACGCCGGAAGACCGGGAATGGTTCCCAGACTTTGCCGGTTCTGACTGGCAAAAGACTTTGCAATTTGCGATGCGCAATTTCAAGGATGAAAGCTTTATTGCCCAGTTCCTGTCACCGAAGCTGATGCGTGACTTTCATTTCTTTTCCATTCTTGATGATGACGCCAAGGATAAATTGCTGATTTCTGCCATTCATGATGAGCATGGCTACCGTTATCTGCGCGAGCAACTGGCTGGGCAATATAATCTCGGCAATCGCGAACCCAATATCCAGGTCTGGTCAGTCGATATGCAGGGGGACAGGGCCCTGACCCTGCGCCATACCCAATACCTGCGCCGCCCATTGAACCCGCAAACAGGCGAAATGCTCAAGCACGTGGCCAGATTATGGGGTTTTGATGTGTATCTGGAAACGGTTGATCCTGAGTCCAAAGTCCTGGCCAGGCAGGAGTGCAAATGGGAAAAACGCAACAGACCCTGA
- a CDS encoding MarC family protein: MSITMIIFFKALIVVPITLLPILNPIAIAPIFLSMTGPIEPPLANRLAKRIALNCFFLLMGAIFIGSYVLDFFGISLPIVRVAGGIVVAMAGWKLLNDQGQDNLRNSVAASHGGSWTREELRRRSFYPFSFPLTVGPGTIAASVTLGTQMPHKPVDWIITGIASLIGVLLTSLVIYLCYRFARNMERILGDVGAIVLLRLSAFILLCIGIEIGWAGVSDLLGDLKR; encoded by the coding sequence ATGAGCATCACGATGATCATATTTTTCAAGGCCCTGATCGTAGTACCAATCACCTTGCTGCCCATCCTGAACCCCATTGCCATTGCACCTATCTTCTTGTCCATGACAGGACCGATAGAGCCACCACTGGCTAACCGGCTGGCAAAACGCATAGCCCTGAATTGTTTTTTCCTGCTCATGGGCGCCATCTTCATCGGCTCTTACGTACTGGATTTTTTTGGCATCTCCCTGCCCATCGTCAGGGTCGCCGGTGGCATCGTGGTTGCCATGGCGGGCTGGAAACTGCTGAACGATCAGGGCCAGGATAATTTGCGCAATTCTGTCGCCGCATCCCATGGCGGCAGCTGGACCCGGGAAGAATTGCGCCGCCGCAGTTTTTATCCTTTCAGCTTCCCCTTGACCGTGGGGCCGGGCACCATCGCCGCTTCAGTCACGCTGGGTACGCAGATGCCGCACAAGCCTGTGGATTGGATCATTACCGGCATCGCCTCACTGATAGGCGTCTTGCTGACCAGTCTGGTCATTTACCTGTGTTATCGCTTTGCCCGCAATATGGAGAGAATACTCGGCGATGTGGGCGCTATCGTATTGCTGCGCCTGTCTGCCTTTATTTTGCTCTGCATCGGCATAGAAATTGGCTGGGCTGGTGTGTCTGATTTGCTGGGGGATTTGAAGCGCTGA
- a CDS encoding N-acetyltransferase produces the protein MSISFSPLLPEHQDLLWNFLHVALWDPPPAGLRPLETLQLPHVRIYAEGWGRASDIGVIANIEGEDAPIGACWMRLVPDRMGLAYINEHTPQLGIALLPDWQHKGYGKLMLLAALDAARQRDIEQVSLTVHPQNPAAGMYGACGFVQAGIRNSYLLMQVTL, from the coding sequence ATGAGCATCAGTTTCTCTCCCTTACTTCCTGAACATCAGGACTTGCTTTGGAATTTTCTGCACGTCGCTTTGTGGGACCCGCCGCCCGCGGGTTTGCGCCCGCTGGAAACCCTGCAACTGCCCCATGTACGCATCTATGCAGAAGGCTGGGGGCGTGCCAGCGATATAGGCGTCATCGCCAACATTGAGGGCGAAGATGCTCCCATAGGCGCCTGCTGGATGCGCCTCGTGCCAGATCGCATGGGGCTGGCGTATATCAATGAACATACACCGCAGCTTGGCATTGCACTTTTACCCGACTGGCAGCACAAGGGCTATGGCAAATTAATGCTGCTGGCAGCATTGGATGCGGCACGCCAGCGTGACATAGAACAGGTTTCTCTTACGGTGCATCCACAAAACCCGGCGGCTGGCATGTACGGCGCTTGCGGTTTTGTGCAGGCCGGTATCAGGAATTCTTATCTGCTCATGCAGGTCACGCTATAA
- a CDS encoding 5-carboxymethyl-2-hydroxymuconate Delta-isomerase, producing the protein MPHLTVEYSSNLPLQVRELLLQINTSLAETGHFKEIDIKSRAIRFDEVVIGTAPAARAFLHAKLAILKGRSTEVKRELSDRVLAVIQAAQAWPHGLDVQLCVEVLEIDKETYAKAHLVN; encoded by the coding sequence ATGCCTCATCTGACCGTAGAATATTCCAGTAATCTGCCCTTGCAAGTCAGGGAATTACTGTTGCAAATCAATACTTCATTAGCAGAGACAGGGCATTTCAAGGAGATCGATATCAAGAGCCGGGCAATCCGCTTTGATGAGGTGGTCATTGGCACCGCGCCTGCTGCGCGGGCTTTCTTGCATGCCAAGCTGGCGATATTGAAAGGGCGCAGCACCGAAGTTAAACGTGAATTGTCAGATCGTGTGCTGGCCGTCATCCAGGCTGCACAAGCCTGGCCGCATGGGCTGGATGTGCAGCTTTGTGTTGAGGTACTGGAGATTGATAAGGAAACTTATGCAAAGGCGCATTTGGTCAATTGA
- a CDS encoding TonB-dependent receptor — MSPLRPLRLRALTAALTAAFPLSLSLLPATASAIEAIENATQAERVIINGDRPSSLPKEIPTTIEGINAKTMEQTINAIDAEDALKYLPSLLVRKRYVGDYNHAVLATRASGTGNSARSMVYADGILLSNLLGNGAAFTPRWGLVTPEEIERVDVLYGPFSATYAGNSAGAVVDYVTRMPKQFEAHAKLVGFSENFQQYGTDKSYSGKQLSASLGNKQGAFSWWLNVNQLDSDGHPIAFANKLASTGVSSNAGTAVTGAIADKNPQGLDWWILGATGQYHTTQDHAKIKLAYDFSPTLRASYTFGYWRNNMNSGVESYLRDAAGNAVYSGDVNIAGKKYTLTPTDMSNSKNQLEHITHGLNLRSNTKGEFDWEVAASLYDYSKDIVRAPTVAIPQANGGGNGRITDGAGTGWNTLALKGIWRPTAEHTAEFGYQREAYQMRTLVSDTDDWINGGALKRFSAFQGNTQLQSLYAQDAWRINPQWKAIVGGRFEQWQADRGAISSATSTLPFAERKENYFSPKAAIAFKANDDWTLKASAGRAVRMPTVSELYQGSISTTAIVNNDPKLKPEKSWTTEWTAERTLNDGKGFLRTTLFHERTRDALYSQVNTLVTPNVTNIQNVDEIHTTGLELAYQASDVFTRGLDLVASLTYANSEITRNDKFPASVGKWQPRVPAWRANFVISYRPDDKLSTTLGLRYSGKQYGSLDNSDSNAFTYQGFSSFVVADVRVRYQLARQWVASVGIDNLNNKKYWAFHPYTQRSVVGELKFDF, encoded by the coding sequence ATGTCTCCTTTACGCCCTTTGCGCTTGCGCGCATTGACAGCTGCACTGACTGCCGCCTTCCCTTTGTCTTTATCTTTATTACCAGCTACTGCCTCCGCAATTGAAGCAATAGAAAATGCCACCCAGGCCGAACGTGTCATCATCAATGGTGACCGCCCATCCTCACTGCCCAAGGAAATCCCTACCACCATAGAGGGCATCAATGCCAAAACCATGGAGCAGACCATCAATGCCATCGATGCAGAAGATGCCCTGAAATACCTGCCCAGCCTGCTGGTGCGCAAGCGCTATGTTGGCGACTACAACCATGCAGTGCTGGCGACACGGGCATCCGGCACAGGCAATAGCGCACGCTCCATGGTGTATGCCGATGGCATCTTGCTGTCTAACCTGCTGGGCAATGGTGCAGCATTCACGCCACGCTGGGGTCTGGTGACACCGGAAGAAATTGAGCGCGTGGATGTGCTGTACGGCCCCTTCTCTGCTACCTATGCCGGTAACTCTGCCGGTGCTGTAGTCGATTATGTGACGCGTATGCCCAAGCAGTTTGAAGCCCATGCCAAGCTGGTTGGTTTTAGCGAAAACTTCCAGCAATATGGCACCGACAAGAGCTATAGCGGCAAGCAGCTCAGCGCCAGCCTTGGCAATAAGCAGGGGGCATTTTCCTGGTGGCTGAATGTGAACCAGCTTGATAGCGATGGCCACCCTATCGCCTTTGCCAACAAACTGGCTTCAACTGGCGTCAGCAGCAACGCAGGCACAGCCGTGACGGGTGCCATTGCCGACAAAAATCCACAAGGCCTGGACTGGTGGATACTCGGTGCGACGGGTCAATACCATACCACGCAAGACCATGCCAAGATCAAACTGGCATACGACTTTAGCCCCACTTTACGGGCGAGCTACACCTTTGGCTACTGGCGCAATAATATGAACAGTGGCGTAGAAAGCTATTTGCGCGATGCTGCAGGCAATGCGGTATATAGCGGCGACGTCAATATCGCAGGTAAAAAATATACCCTGACCCCTACCGATATGTCGAACAGCAAAAACCAGCTTGAGCATATCACCCATGGTCTGAACCTCAGGAGCAACACCAAAGGCGAGTTTGATTGGGAAGTGGCCGCCAGCTTGTATGACTACAGCAAGGATATCGTCCGTGCGCCTACAGTGGCAATCCCGCAAGCCAACGGCGGTGGCAATGGCCGGATTACCGATGGCGCAGGTACAGGCTGGAACACCCTGGCCTTGAAAGGTATCTGGCGACCGACAGCAGAACACACTGCCGAATTTGGTTACCAGCGCGAGGCCTATCAAATGCGCACCCTGGTGTCTGATACGGATGACTGGATCAATGGCGGCGCACTCAAACGCTTCTCTGCCTTCCAGGGTAATACCCAATTGCAAAGCCTGTATGCACAAGATGCCTGGCGTATCAATCCGCAATGGAAAGCCATTGTTGGTGGCCGCTTTGAGCAATGGCAGGCAGATCGTGGAGCCATTTCATCTGCGACCAGCACCCTGCCCTTTGCTGAACGCAAGGAAAATTATTTCTCACCCAAGGCAGCTATTGCCTTCAAAGCCAATGACGACTGGACCCTGAAGGCATCGGCAGGTCGTGCGGTGCGCATGCCTACGGTCTCTGAGCTGTATCAAGGCAGCATTTCCACCACCGCCATCGTCAATAATGACCCCAAGCTGAAACCAGAAAAATCCTGGACTACGGAATGGACGGCAGAGCGGACGTTGAATGATGGCAAGGGTTTTCTACGTACCACCCTATTCCATGAAAGAACCAGGGATGCGCTGTATTCACAAGTGAACACCCTGGTCACGCCGAATGTAACAAATATCCAGAACGTTGATGAAATCCATACGACAGGGTTGGAGCTCGCTTATCAGGCCAGTGATGTATTCACCCGTGGGCTAGATTTGGTAGCCAGCCTGACGTATGCCAATTCTGAAATAACGCGTAATGACAAATTCCCCGCCAGCGTTGGCAAATGGCAGCCGCGCGTGCCAGCCTGGCGCGCCAATTTTGTCATCAGCTACCGCCCTGATGACAAGCTCAGCACCACTCTGGGTTTGCGCTACAGCGGCAAGCAATACGGCTCACTCGATAACAGCGACAGCAATGCCTTTACTTATCAGGGCTTTTCCAGTTTTGTGGTCGCTGATGTGCGCGTGCGCTATCAATTGGCCAGGCAATGGGTGGCCTCGGTTGGCATAGATAATTTGAATAATAAAAAATACTGGGCCTTTCACCCCTATACGCAACGCAGTGTAGTCGGTGAATTGAAGTTTGATTTTTAA
- a CDS encoding DUF2946 family protein codes for MSAQHISLSCFRHLVRAVLLMYVLTLGIAMASSVVKSGEQGMNLICTSTGYKFIKADGSGVKETGKSMTHMLDCSMCLAASLPASFPQTTVFAAPHALSYTTRSIPAARLASIVAAPLPARGPPAI; via the coding sequence ATGTCCGCCCAACATATTTCCCTGTCGTGTTTTCGCCACCTGGTGCGCGCTGTACTGCTGATGTATGTACTGACGCTGGGTATCGCGATGGCATCTTCTGTGGTGAAATCCGGCGAACAGGGCATGAATCTGATCTGTACCAGTACCGGTTATAAATTCATCAAAGCGGACGGCAGTGGTGTCAAAGAGACTGGCAAGAGCATGACGCACATGCTTGATTGCTCCATGTGTCTGGCAGCCAGTTTGCCTGCCAGCTTCCCGCAAACCACGGTTTTTGCGGCACCCCACGCTCTTTCCTACACTACCCGCTCCATACCCGCTGCACGCCTGGCATCGATTGTTGCCGCACCTTTACCTGCACGCGGGCCGCCTGCTATCTAA
- a CDS encoding APC family permease, which produces MRQVSLGQQLTRTKPIDHSEQVTDDQGHSLHRSLGLFSLTMIGVGSTIGTGIFFTMVEAVPKAGPSVILSFIIAAITAGLTALCYSELSSRIPASGSSYSYAYATVGEFGAFIVAACLLLEYGLAASATAIGWSAYLNNFLTNALGWQIPEMLRSPMIVAGANGVEFHAGQFNLPPMVLVAICCVLLLRGAKESATVNAVMVMIKLVILTFFAIVAFSGFNAEHFTPFFNTDNSKGLAGMAGVTAAAGTVFFSFIGLDTVATAGAEVKNPKRNVPLGIMAALVVVTVFYLLVAVAAVGAQPAKMFEGQEAGLAVILQNVTGRAWPALILSAGAVISVFSVTLVTIYGQSRILFAISKDGLIPSSFQRVHARTRTPVSNTIIVCLLVGIVAGLVDSTFLWDMVSMGTLVAFMVVSVAVPVIRRQKLGDEAGGFRVPFGPYLIPGMSILACLYILKDLSATTYHVFFIWMAITIVIYFLYSRAHSHLNKQQ; this is translated from the coding sequence TTGAGACAAGTTAGCCTGGGTCAGCAACTGACCCGCACCAAGCCCATAGACCATAGCGAACAAGTGACGGACGATCAGGGCCATAGCCTGCATCGCTCACTGGGCTTGTTTTCCCTGACCATGATAGGCGTGGGTTCTACCATAGGTACCGGTATTTTCTTTACCATGGTAGAGGCCGTGCCCAAGGCTGGGCCTTCGGTCATTTTGTCTTTCATCATTGCAGCGATTACGGCTGGTTTGACAGCGCTGTGCTATTCCGAGTTGTCTTCCCGTATCCCGGCATCCGGTTCTTCGTATTCTTATGCTTATGCAACAGTCGGTGAATTTGGCGCCTTCATTGTTGCCGCCTGTTTATTGCTGGAATATGGTCTGGCTGCCAGTGCCACGGCGATAGGCTGGTCTGCCTATCTGAATAATTTCCTGACCAATGCCCTTGGCTGGCAGATACCTGAAATGCTGCGTTCACCCATGATTGTTGCGGGTGCCAATGGCGTCGAGTTTCATGCAGGACAATTTAATCTGCCACCGATGGTGCTGGTGGCGATTTGCTGCGTACTTTTGCTACGCGGTGCCAAGGAATCTGCGACGGTAAATGCCGTCATGGTCATGATCAAGCTGGTGATTCTGACTTTCTTTGCCATCGTGGCATTCTCCGGTTTTAATGCCGAGCATTTCACACCTTTCTTTAATACTGACAACAGCAAGGGTCTGGCCGGTATGGCTGGCGTAACGGCTGCTGCCGGTACGGTATTCTTTTCCTTTATCGGTCTTGATACGGTGGCAACTGCTGGTGCTGAGGTCAAGAACCCCAAGCGTAATGTTCCGCTCGGTATCATGGCGGCGCTGGTCGTCGTGACGGTATTTTATTTGCTGGTGGCAGTCGCCGCGGTTGGTGCCCAACCTGCCAAAATGTTTGAAGGCCAGGAAGCTGGTCTGGCAGTGATCTTGCAAAACGTCACGGGCAGAGCCTGGCCTGCATTGATATTGTCTGCTGGTGCTGTGATCTCGGTATTCAGCGTGACCCTGGTGACTATTTATGGCCAGAGCCGGATTTTGTTTGCGATCAGTAAAGATGGCTTGATCCCAAGCTCCTTCCAGCGTGTGCATGCGCGTACCCGTACACCTGTCAGCAATACCATCATCGTCTGCCTGCTGGTAGGTATCGTCGCAGGCCTGGTTGATTCGACCTTCCTGTGGGATATGGTCAGTATGGGTACCCTGGTCGCCTTCATGGTGGTTTCGGTTGCCGTGCCTGTGATACGCAGGCAGAAGCTGGGTGACGAAGCGGGTGGTTTCCGCGTGCCTTTCGGTCCTTATCTGATACCGGGCATGAGCATACTGGCTTGCCTGTATATCCTCAAGGATTTGTCGGCAACGACTTACCATGTGTTCTTTATCTGGATGGCAATCACTATCGTGATTTATTTCCTGTACAGCAGAGCCCATTCACACTTGAATAAACAGCAATAA
- a CDS encoding CreA family protein, with translation MKLPSLCFAALAIFTAFSVYSTVTLAENVGSVDTAFKLIGPDHKVVVEAYDDPKVNGVTCYVSRAKTGGISGGLGLAEDKSEASIACRQVGPISFNGQLKQQDEVFNQSLSILFKKLRIVRMVDQKRNALVYLTYSDKLIDGSPKNSVTAVPVDRSTPIPVK, from the coding sequence ATGAAACTGCCATCATTATGTTTTGCCGCTTTAGCTATCTTCACCGCCTTCTCTGTATACAGCACAGTTACCCTGGCTGAAAACGTCGGCAGTGTTGATACTGCCTTCAAACTCATAGGCCCGGACCACAAGGTCGTCGTGGAAGCTTATGATGATCCTAAGGTCAATGGCGTCACCTGTTATGTGTCGCGTGCCAAGACTGGCGGCATCTCAGGTGGCCTGGGCCTGGCAGAAGACAAGTCTGAAGCCTCGATTGCCTGTCGCCAGGTTGGCCCCATCAGTTTTAATGGTCAGCTTAAACAGCAGGATGAAGTTTTTAATCAAAGTCTGTCTATACTGTTCAAAAAGCTGCGCATAGTCCGCATGGTCGATCAAAAGCGCAATGCGCTGGTGTATCTGACTTATTCCGACAAACTGATAGATGGCTCACCGAAGAATAGTGTGACGGCTGTTCCAGTAGATCGCAGTACGCCCATCCCTGTCAAATAG
- a CDS encoding HDOD domain-containing protein: MTSSAAAPRLTTEQSVDALVKTIRIPPRPSLLADVQAELAANDPDPRKLTGIIANDVAMSASLLKLANSSFFGLRLKAKSVEHAVNLLGITQCGNLMTGIIARQSIQVEKISLVKFWDFSTKRAQAMTQLARRMRVCPPDQAHTFGLFCDIGIPLLLERFPDYNETLDLANQETREAFTAVEEQRHTTSHTAIGSLMARTWGLPESVSLAILLHHDYSVLNDANTEDSVKSLIALALLAEYGIQKYHGQEFSCEWEKGGAAACEFLGLSADEVEDRFEELHELFNHAH, from the coding sequence ATGACAAGCTCTGCTGCGGCCCCCCGGCTGACCACTGAACAATCCGTTGATGCGCTCGTCAAGACGATACGCATACCACCACGTCCCAGTCTGCTGGCAGACGTGCAGGCAGAGCTTGCCGCCAATGATCCTGATCCCCGTAAATTGACTGGCATCATTGCCAATGATGTGGCGATGTCTGCATCATTATTGAAATTGGCCAACTCTTCTTTCTTCGGTTTGCGCCTCAAAGCCAAATCAGTGGAGCACGCTGTCAATCTGTTAGGAATTACCCAGTGCGGTAATCTGATGACGGGCATTATTGCCCGGCAAAGCATACAGGTTGAGAAAATCTCCCTCGTCAAATTCTGGGATTTTTCTACCAAACGTGCCCAGGCCATGACACAACTGGCCAGACGCATGCGTGTTTGTCCGCCTGATCAGGCCCATACCTTTGGTTTGTTTTGCGACATAGGCATACCCTTGTTGCTGGAACGTTTTCCTGATTACAACGAGACTCTGGATCTGGCAAATCAGGAAACACGCGAAGCCTTTACTGCCGTCGAAGAACAGCGTCATACCACCTCGCATACAGCCATAGGTTCTCTGATGGCGCGTACCTGGGGTTTGCCTGAGAGCGTATCTTTGGCGATACTTTTGCATCATGACTATAGTGTTTTGAATGACGCCAATACCGAAGATTCAGTCAAAAGCCTGATCGCCCTGGCCCTGCTTGCCGAATATGGAATACAAAAATACCATGGGCAAGAATTTTCTTGTGAGTGGGAAAAAGGTGGTGCAGCTGCCTGTGAATTTTTGGGCTTGTCTGCCGATGAAGTTGAAGACAGGTTTGAAGAATTGCACGAACTATTCAATCATGCGCATTAG
- a CDS encoding TetR/AcrR family transcriptional regulator: MARPSQQLDEVLLQSGRALFARHGCGGLSLRMLAEHAGVNVGMFHYHFKNKDNFLTQLLQTMYDEVFVQLQAEVNHEGSPVQRLREALYLLGRLLREHGGWIGRVWADAAMGEKVARQFLEKNGSRHVMLITGLLMQAMQAGEIAMAPPTHALAFLMASVAAPMVIVPRALDMGFVPAMLQEPLSQVLSDAAIADRVNRALYALAATNEELHRV, encoded by the coding sequence ATGGCACGTCCTTCACAACAACTTGACGAAGTTTTATTGCAAAGCGGGCGCGCCCTGTTTGCCCGGCATGGCTGTGGCGGCTTGTCCCTGCGCATGCTGGCGGAACATGCAGGCGTGAACGTAGGCATGTTCCATTATCACTTCAAGAATAAAGATAATTTCCTGACGCAGTTACTGCAAACCATGTACGACGAAGTGTTCGTGCAACTGCAGGCTGAAGTGAATCATGAAGGTTCGCCCGTACAGCGTCTGCGTGAGGCTTTGTATTTGCTCGGTCGTTTATTGCGCGAACATGGCGGCTGGATAGGCCGGGTCTGGGCCGATGCTGCCATGGGTGAAAAAGTAGCCAGGCAGTTTCTCGAAAAAAATGGCTCGCGTCACGTAATGCTGATCACCGGTTTGTTGATGCAGGCCATGCAGGCTGGCGAGATTGCCATGGCGCCACCCACCCATGCTCTGGCGTTCTTGATGGCCAGCGTTGCCGCTCCCATGGTGATCGTGCCGCGTGCACTGGATATGGGCTTTGTACCAGCCATGTTGCAAGAACCTTTAAGCCAGGTATTGAGCGATGCCGCTATTGCCGACCGTGTCAACCGTGCCTTGTATGCCCTGGCTGCAACGAATGAGGAGTTACACCGTGTATAA